A genomic segment from Corylus avellana chromosome ca5, CavTom2PMs-1.0 encodes:
- the LOC132182975 gene encoding protein LIGHT-DEPENDENT SHORT HYPOCOTYLS 10-like: MSSGKELAEGSSSSPTDYQGHQQPTTPSRYESQKRRDWNTFGQYLKNQRPPVPLSQCNCNHVLEFLRYLDQFGKTKVHLQGCMFFGQPEPPAPCTCPLRQAWGSLDALIGRLRAAYEENGGSPETNPFASGAIRVYLREVRECQAKARGIPYKKKKKKTTQTKGNDESSSTVHFS; the protein is encoded by the coding sequence ATGTCTAGCGGGAAGGAATTGGCAGAAGGATCCTCAAGCTCTCCCACCGATTATCAAGGCCATCAGCAGCCAACCACACCAAGCCGCTATGAGTCTCAGAAGAGAAGGGACTGGAACACCTTCGGGCAGTACCTGAAGAATCAGAGGCCCCCAGTTCCACTCTCGCAGTGCAACTGCAACCATGTGTTGGAGTTTCTTCGGTATCTTGACCAGTTTGGGAAGACAAAAGTTCACCTCCAAGGGTGTATGTTTTTTGGACAGCCTGAGCCGCCTGCACCGTGCACCTGCCCGCTTAGGCAGGCCTGGGGCAGCCTTGACGCCCTCATTGGGCGGCTCCGAGCTGCTTATGAAGAGAACGGAGGCTCTCCCGAGACAAATCCGTTTGCTAGCGGTGCAATCCGGGTTTATCTCCGGGAGGTGAGGGAGTGTCAGGCTAAGGCAAGGGGGATCccatataagaagaaaaagaagaagaccaCTCAAACCAAGGGAAATGATGAATCCAGCTCTACCGTGCACTTCTCTTGA